The nucleotide window GCTCCGGTATAGAACATTTAATGGCGTCGTCCTCTTTTCGGACGACCGTCGCGATTCCATCAACCACATCAACGGGAGGTAAGATGATGATGCGAGGGACGATGTGTGCGATCGTGTTGGGAGGGGTGTTGGCCGTGAGCGGCGTTGCGTCGGCGGTGTTCGCGGGCGATGAGGACGGATCGAAAGTGACGATCACGGCGCCTGCGGACGGCGCGACTGTCGACGGAGCCTCCCTCGATCTCAAGTACGAGTTGGCGAAAGGTGTGAAGGCTCATCATGCCCATGTCTACCTCGATGGGCAGTATCAGAAGGGATTCAAGGGGACCTTCACCAATCTTCCGCCCGGCAAGCACGAGATCAAGGTTGTGGCCGCGACGGACGACCATAAGATGCTGGCGGCCGAATCCGTCGTCACGATCGAGGTGAAGTAGCAAGGGAGGGAGGCTCCCGGTCCCGGAAGAACCGGAACAACAGATAGTCGTTGATCAGGATTACGATCGTCAGAATGCCGTAGGTGGTCAGGGAGGAAGCCGGATCCAACTCCCTGAGCACCCGCGACAAGCCGAATCCCACCGCCACTCCGTCAAAAGCCCTATGGTCATCCGTTGCGTTGTCCGGACGAGAAGTCCTCGAGCGTGTAGTTGTCCAGGATGTCGGCGATCGCGTCGCGCACCGTGCCCATCACATGCTGAACCGGGCATTGCGCTTTTTCGGCGTAGGGACATTCGGAGCACTTCTGGTAGGCGGTCTTGCTGACGCAGCCGATGGGAGCCAGCGGACCATCGAGAATTCGAATGACCTGCCCCAGCGTGATTTGGCTCGGCGGCTTGATCAGCGCGTAGCCGCCGCGGATCCCGCGACGGCTGGACAGCAGGCCCGCGCGCTTCAGCGCCAGCAAAATCTGTTCGAGGAATTCCACGGGAATACCTTGGCGATCGGCGATTTCGTGGCGCTGCAATGGTTTGCTTCCGTTCGCCAACGTCAATTCGAGGAGGGCGCGTAGACCGTACTCGCTTTTCTTGGACAATTTCATCGTCGCTAGAAAGAAAGTGAGTTAATCAAGAATGGCAGAATAGGCCCAGGCCTTCGATCGAGTCAAGACGGAGACAGGCTTCCTCAGATCGTCTGGCTGCGGTATGCTTCGCAGAATTCCCTGAGGACAGCGCACACTGGAGGAATCGCGCAACTCATTGATGATAGAGGAGGTTTATTGACAGAACCGCTCGATTCTTGATAGCTTCCACACACGCGGCGTCGAGAAAATCCGTTATCCGCATCGGGGCGTGACTCTTCGTGACCTTCCAGGACCTCATCCTCACATTACACCGGTTTTGGGCCGATCAAGGCTGCGTGATTCATCAGCCGTATGATCTGGAGATGGGCGCCGGAACATTCCATCCGGCCACGTGTCTGCGTGCCCTCGGGCCGGAACCCTGGCAGGCGGCCTACGCGCAGCCATGCCGGCGACCCACCGACGGCCGATACGGAGAGAATCCCAATCGCCTCCAGCATTACTACCAGTATCAAGTGGTGCTCAAGCCGTCGCCGGACAATATCCAGGACCTCTATCTGGAGAGTCTGGCTCGCCTCGGGATCAATCCGAAACAGCACGACATCCGCTTCATCCAGGACGACTGGGAATCGCCGACGCTGGGAGCCTGGGGGCTCGGCTGGGAAGTCCGGCTGGACGGCATGGAGATCACGCAGTTCACCTACTTTCAGGAAATCGGCGGCATCGAACTCAGTCCGATCACGGGTGAGATCACGTACGGCACCGAACGCATCGCCATGTATTTGCAGCAAGTGAACAATGTCTACGATCTCGCGTGGACCGATCATATTCGATACGGCGACATTCATCATGAATCCGAGGTGCAGTTCTCGCGCTATAACTTCGAAGAAGGCGATGTGACGATGTTGACGGACTCGTTCCGCGCGTACGAAGCGGAGTGCAAGCGGTTGCTCGGTCGCTCGGACCGGCGGCTCGCGCTTCCGGCCTACGATTTCTGCATCAAGTCCTCCCATGTGTTCAACTTGCTCGACGCGCGCGGGGCGATCAGCGTGGCGGAACGGACGGGCTACATCGGGCGGGTGCGCGCGTTGGCCAGGCAGTGCGCCGAGCGGTATATAGAGGAGCGGGCCGCTATGGGCCATCCGCTCATCGAACGCCAGGCGAACACGGCCGGCTCTCGTGGCCGCAAGTAGGTCACGGCTGATGAAAAAACACGCGACACGCACTCCAGCTTCCAAAGCGCCTGCTCGCCGTGACGGCGGTGAACTGCTTCTGGAAATCGGCACGGAAGAGCTGCCCTATCAATTCATCGTCCCGGCCCTCGCGTCGCTCAAAGAACGGGCGGCGCTGGCCCTGACGGAGGCCCGCTTGTCCTATGGCGCCCTCCGCAGCTACGGGACGCCGCGACGGCTGGTGCTCATCGTCGATGCGTTGGCGCTCCGGCAGGCCTCGGTGGTCAAGGAGACCATGGGGCCGTCGAAGACGGTGGCCTTCGACGCCGGCGGGCAACCGACCAAAGCGGCCGTGGGCTTCGCGGCCGGCCAAGGCGTAGCGGTCGAATCGCTCCAGGTCCGTTCCACACCCAAAGGCGAATATGTGTTTGCGATCAAGCAGGATGCCGGAAGCGCCGCCAAGGCGGTCTTGCAGGAGCTGCTGCCGCAACTGGTCGACAGCCTGACGTTTCCGAAGGCCATGAAATGGAACGACAGCGGCGTTCGGTTTGCGCGACCGGTGCGCTGGCTCTTGGCGCTCTTCGCGGGCGCCGTCGTGCCGATTCAGATCGCAGGTCTCACGGCCGGGAACCGGACCTATGGCCATCGGGTGAAGGCGGGCAATCGCCCCATCACGGTGCGCGACGCCAGGTCGTATGAAACGGCGCTGGAGCGGGGCGGAGTGCTGGTTGATCCCGAACGGAGAAGAGCCCTGATTCAGTCGCAACTGGATCGGCTCTGCGCGACCGCCCACTTCGCGATGCAGGCCGATGAGTCGCTGCTCGACCAAGCGGTGTTCACCACCGAATGGCCGCAGGCCTTAATCGGCGGTTTCAAACCGGATTATCTCGCCGTGCCGTCCGACATTCTCATGACCTCAATGAAAGAACACCAGGGGTTTTTTTCGGTCAGGAATAAGGAAACTGGCGCTCTGGCTCCGCATTTCATCGCCGTGGCCAACACCCAGCTCAAAGACTTGTCGTTGATCCGAGCCGGTAACGAGCGCGTCCTGGCCGCCCGGCTGGCCGACGCAAAGTTCTTTTTCGATGAAGACCGAAAGACGACGCTCGAGGCGCGCGTGGCGAAGCTGGGAGGCGTGACGTTCCATCAAAAACTGGGAACGATGGGACAGAAGCAGGAGCGGGTCAGAAAACTGGCGGAAATTCTCGCCGGGCAAACCGCCCCCGGCGACGCCGAGTTGGCGCGGATCTGCGGTCGGGCCGGCGCCTTGTGCAAGGCCGATCTCCTGACGGGCATCGTCGGCGAGTTTCCCGAGCTGCAGGGGATCATGGGCGGAGAATATGCCCGTCACGACGGGGAGCCGGCCGCGGTGGCGCAGGCGGTTCGTGAACAATACTTGCCCAAGGCGCTCGAAGGGGAACTGCCAGGCTCGCTGCCAGGCCGGCTGCTGTCGATGGCCGACCGGCTCGATTCGATCGCCGCGTTTTTTCATGTGGGTCTCGTGCCGACCGGCTCGGAAGACCCCTTTGCGCTTCGCCGGCACGCGACGGCGGTCGTGCGCATCGTCCTGGAGGGCGGCCTCCGGCTTGATGTGCATCGTTCCATCGAGCAGGCCAGAGCCCTCGTCGTCGCGGAAGGCTTCAAAGGCGCGGCGGAATCCGATCAGCAGGGCCTGCGCCGGATCACCGACTTTCTGTTCGAGCGGGTGCGCCACTACGGCCGCACCGTACATCGCTTGCGCGACGATGTCATGGACGCGGTGCTGCGGGCGGTACCGGGGACCGTGCTCGACTTGCCGGATATTCTCCAGCGGATGCAGGCGCTTCAAGCCGTCACGCTCGAACCGGAGTTCGACCCGCTCATCGTCGGCTTCAAGCGCGCGTCCCGGATCGTCGAGAAAGAACGGTGGAGCAGGGAGCCGGTCAATCCGGCGCTGTTCAACCATCCGGCTGAAACGGAGCTGCACCGCCAGGCGGACGCGTGCCGAAAGGAATTCGAAGCCGAAATGGAGCAGGGACGATACGACCGGGCGCTGGGTCATCTCGTGCGGCTGAAGCCGGTCATCGACGCGTTTTTCGCGGGGGTCATGGTCAACGCCGAAGATCCCGCCATCCGCGGTAATCGTCTGTCGCTGCTGAAGACCGTCGATGACTTTTTCAAGTCGTTCGCAGACTTTTCGCGTATTATGGTACAAAGTGGGTAGTCGCGCCTGTGGTCCTGAGGGAGGGGGATGGAACGACCGTACCCCACAGCTGAGCCTGCGCCTCGGGATTCGCGCGTGGCGAAGGTGCGGCGCTATGCAATGCTCGTCACGCTCGGCATGATCGTGCTGTGCAACGGCATTCTGCTGTTCGGGGTCTGGGTCAGCGGCGTGAATCTCGACGAGTTGGTGAAGACTCCGGATCTCTTCAACGCGGCCAAGGATGTCTGTCTGCGGTTGACGTGGGAGCGGGTAGCCGGCGCGCCGGAACCGGTCCGGCTGTGCTCCGAATGGATCAATCTGGCCGATCCGTCAGGGGCACCGCACCGTTTGGCGAGCGACATCAAAGTGCGGCAAGGGCCGGACGGGCGGTACTACTTCGATCAAGGCATCCGACCTGATTTTCGGCTGTTGGCTCTCGCGCTGTTCGTCGGGGCCGTACTCTTGTTCGGCCTGTGGGTGAGGCGCTATCTTGTGAGCCGCTATCGGCTTCAACTGGAGATTGCCGCCCCGCGCAGTTCATGAATTCTCCACTGGTCGTGGAGCGGAAGGAGAGGGCACCCGTGGCAAAGAAATACGTGTATTACTTCGGGGACGGCAAAGCCGAGGGCACCTCGAACATGAAAGAGCTGCTCGGCGGAAAGGGCGCCGGATTGGCGGAGATGACCAATCTCGGCATCTCCGTCCCGCCCGGTTTTACGATTTCGACCGACGCCTGCGTCGAGTATTACAAGCTGGGGAAGAAATATCCGCCCGGCATGTGGGACGCCGCCTTGCAGTCCCTGAAGCGCGTCGAGCGGTCCATGGGTATGGGATTCGGCAATCCCGAGCGACCGTTGCTCGTGTCGGTGCGGTCCGGCGCGCGCGCGTCCATGCCCGGGATGATGGATACGGTCCTGAACGTCGGATTGACCACCAAGACCGTCGAAGGGTTGGCGGCCAAGACCCGCAACGACCGATTCGCCCAGGACAGTTACCGCCGGTTCGTCTCGATGTTCGGCAGCATCGTGATGGGGGTGCCGCGCGAACACTTCGAAGCGATTCTCAAGCATAAGAAGGCCGAAGTGGGGGTCGCGCACGAGACGCATCTGGACGCCAGGCATCTCCGAGAACTGGTCGCGAGCTTCAAGGCGCTGGTCAAGGAGGAAACCAAGAAGGATTTTCCGGACGAGCCGCTCGATCAATTGCGCATGGCCATCAGCGCCGTCTTCTCCTCCTGGTTCGGCGCGCGGGCCATCACCTATCGCCGGCTCTACAGCATCCCCGATTCATGGGGGACCGCCGTGAACGTCGTGGCGATGGTATTCGGCAACATGGGCGAAACGAGCGGCACCGGCGTCGCGTTCACCCGCAGCCCGAGTTCCGGCGAGAAGACGTTCTTCGGCGAGTGTCTGATGAACGCGCAGGGCGAAGATGTCGTGGCGGGAATCCGCACGCCGCTGCCCGTGAATGCGCTCGCGAAGAACGTGCCCGATGCCTATAAGGATCTCGAGCACACCTACAAGAAACTCGAAAAGCATTACCGCGACATGCTGGACCTGGAGTTCACGATCCAGGAAGGCAAGCTCTACATGCTGCAGACCCGCGTCGGGAAACGCACCGGAATCGCGGCCGTCAAGATCGCCGTCGATATGGTCAAGGAAGGGGCCATCACCAGGCAGGAAGCGGTTCAGCGGATCGGGCCGGACCAGCTCGCACAATATCTCTATCCGATTTTCGATACCAAAGAGGAATCCAAGGCCAATCCGCTCGGCAAGGGATTGCCGGCCGGACCCGGCGCCGCAGCCGGCAAGATTGCATTGACGCCGGATCGGGCCGTGGACATGAAAGCGGCTGGTAACCGCGTCGTGCTGGTCCGGCAGGAGACGAGCCCCGACGATATCCACGGGATGAATGCCGCGGCGGGGTTTCTGACCGCCCGCGGCGGGATGACCTCCCATGCGGCCGTCGTCGCGCGACAGATGGGCAAGGTCTGCGTGGCCGGGTGCGAATCGGTGGAAGTCCTGGACGCACAAACGGTGAAGATCGGTGCCAAGACGTTTCGCGAAGGGGATTATTTGTCGATCAACGGATCCACCGGCAACGTCTATGAAGGCGATATTCCGGTCGTCGAATCCGAAATCATCCAAGTCATTCAAGGCAAGCTCGATCCCAGAAAGTCGGACAAGTTCCAGCGATTCGCCACGATCCTCTCCTGGGCCGACAGCTTCCGGACGCTGCGCGTGCGTGCCAATGCCGATGTGCCGGAGCAGGCCAATATCGCGCGGGGATTCGGCGCCGAGGGCATCGGCTTGTGCCGCACGGAGCACATGTTTTTCGCGGAAGACCGCATCTCCATCATGCAGAAGATGATCCTGGCCCGAACGAAGGAAGAGCGGGAAAAGTTTCTCGATCAGCTCCTGCCGCTGCAGAAACAGGACTTCATCGGGCTGTATCGGGAGATGCAGGGATTTCCGGTGACCATCCGGCTGCTCGATCCTCCGCTGCATGAGTTTCTGCCGAAGCGGGAAGAGCTGATGGTCGAGATCGCGCAACTGGAATTGACCGGAGGCGATGCCGCTACGCTCGGGGAAAAGCGCCGGCTGCTCGCCCGCGTCGAAGAGCTGCACGAATTCAATCCCATGCTCGGGCTCCGCGGTTGCCGGTTGGGCATCACGATGCCTGAGATCACGCGGATGCAGGCCAGAGCCATCATGGAAGCCGCCTGCGAGCTGGCGAAGGAGGGCAAGAAGATTGTTCCAGAGATCATGATTCCGCTCGTCGGCATGGTCTCGGAAATGAAGTCTCAAAAGGATCTGGTCCGCGAAGTCGCGCAGGAGACCATGAAGCGGTACAACGTGAAGCTCTCCTATTTCGTCGGCACCATGATCGAGTTGCCTCGCGCCGCGGTGACGGCCGACCGCATCGCCGAAGAGGCGGAATTCTTTTCCTTCGGGACGAATGATTTGACGCAGACCACGTTCGGATTCTCGCGCGACGATGCGGCAAAATTCATCGACCACTATAAGACCGTCAACATCATGGACGCGGATCCCTTCGCCGTTCTCGATCGGGAGGGCGTCGGCTCGCTGATGAAGCAGGCGATTGCTGCCGGCAGGAAGACCCGTCCCGCGATCAAGTTGGGTATCTGCGGAGAACACGGAGGCGATCCGAGCTCCGTCGAGTTCTGCCATGAGCTGGGCCTGGATTATGTCAGTTGCTCGCCCTATCGGGTGCCGATCGCCCGGCTCGCCGCGGCGCACGCCGCGTTGGCCGAGGCCGATGCGAAGAAGGCCGCCAGATCATCGGCTTCCTCGAGCCCGAAACCAAAGCCAGCCGCGCGATCCGCGCGCCGTTCGCCTGCGGCTCGCAAGAAGAAGCGCTGATCGGTTGCATGGTTAAGCGGAGGGACCGCCCGATTCACCTGCGCATCTTCGTGAACCATGCGAGTTGATCCCAAAGACGACGACCGGTACATGTCCCATGCGCTTCGCCTGGCGGAGAAGGGTCGGGGAACAACCAGCCCCAACCCCATGGCCGGGGCGGTGGTCGTCAGGCAGGGCCGCATCGTGGGCCGCGGATTCCATCTCCGTCCCGGCTTGCCCCACGCGGAAATTCTGGCTCTCCTCGAGGCGGGACCCTTATCCGAAGGGGCCGACCTCTACATCACCCTGGAACCCTGCTGTCATACCAAGAAACGTACGCCGCCCTGCGTACCGGCAGTGCTCGACTCACACCTGCGGCGCGTGGTCGTCGCGATGACCGATCCGAATCCCTTGGTCGACGGCAAAGGCGTCGCCGCGCTCCGGCGGGCCGGTCTTCCGGTCACGGTTGGCGTGAAGGAGCGCGAGGCCCAAGCGCTGAACCGAACCTACAGCCACTGGGTCACGTCGAAGCGGCCTTATGTGATTTTGAAGGCGGGGATGACCTTGGACGGACAGATTGCGACGGCGGCGGGCCGGTCCCGATGGATCACCGGCCTGCCGTCTCGCAGAGACGCGCACCGGCTGCGCGCGCAGGTCGATGCCGTACTGGTGGGAGTGGGCACGGTGCTGAAGGACGATCCGTCGTTGATCGCCAGGACCGGCGCACGCCTGGCGAGGCCTGCCGACAGGCAGCCGCTGCGCATCGTCGTCGACAGTATCCTCCGGGTGCCGCCGGGCGCGCACGTGCTGATGGAGCAGGAAACCGCCAAGACCCTTGTGGCGACGACAGGGGCCGCGTCGGCGTCCCGCCGCCGCGCGCTCGAGCAGCTCGGAATCGAGACCCTCACCCTGCCCGCAGCCGGCAAACGGGTGTCGCTTCCTTCATTGCTGAGGACTCTGGGTCATCGCGGTATCACGTCGGTGCTCGTCGAAGGCGGCGGCGAGATCAATGCGTCGCTGCTTCGCGGGAAGCTCATCGATCATGTATGCTTGTATGTCGCGCCGTTGTTGCTGGGCGGCGCCGACGCCAAAGGGCTCATCGGAGGTCAAGGACCGGCACGGCTCGTCTCGGCGACGGGATTGCGCGACATGAAGGTTCGATCTCTGGGCAATGATTTTCTGGTCGAAGGAGAGTTGTGATCCGGTGGATGCTCGCGCTGATCGTTCTCACCGCGTTCAGCTTCCTCACCGCCCCCGGCCTGCGGAGTGAGCCGGCGTCCCGTGTCGCGGATGCCGACGCGCTCGCCCCGCTGATCTTCCGATATCTGGACTCCCAGGACACCGATGAAGCGGAGCGACTGCTGCCGACGATCGTGGCCAACCCGGAGGCCTCGATTGAGACCGTCATGCAGATCATCCAAACGGAATACCCGTACTCATCACAGCCGATCGGCACCCTGCCGGATGAGCAGGTCGTCGTCGACGACCGATCCTACCAGCTCGCGCTGTCCATCCCGCTCACCTATCAACCGTCCAAGGGTTACGCGTTGGTGGTGTGTCTACACGGCGCGGGGTTCACGGGCGAGGCCTATCTTGAGCGATGGCGGGCCCGTTTGGAGGATGAATATCTCTTGGCCTGTCCGACGTATCCGGGTGGCGCTTGGTTCACCAAACGCGCCGAGACGCTCGTTCTGGCCTCCATCAAGCAGGTGCGGCGTCGCTACCACGTCGATCCGGATCGGATTTTCCTCACCGGCATGTCGAACGGCGGTATCGGCACCTGGCTGATCGGGATGCATCATGCGCCGCTCTTCGCCGGCATCGCTCCGATGGCGAGTGGACTGGATCAGGTCCTGATGCCGTTTCTGGCGAATCTCCGCAACACCCCCGTGTATATGATCCACGGCGAAAAGGATCAGGTCATGCCGGTGGAGCTGAGCCGGTCCATCTCGCGTGAGCTGACGGCGCTGGGTTATCCGCACGTGTATCGGGAACATCAGGGCGAGCATCCGGTGGCCGGCGGCCACTACTTTCCGCGCGAGGAACTCCCTGAACTGTCGGCCTGGCTCAATCGCCAGCGCCGTGATCCGCTGCCCGCGAGACTGACGGTCGTGCGCGAGGCCAGCCACTTTCAGCCGTTCGATTGGGTGCGGGTCGACGCGACCGATCCCATCGCGGCCTTCGCCGACGATCTGGTCAGTAAACGTGACGAGGCGATCCGTCGGCGAGAGTACGCCAAGCTCGACGCGACCATCGTCGCGCCGGATCGTATCGAGGTGACGACGGAGCGGGTGCGGCGCTACAGCCTGTTTCTCAACGGAAGCATGATCGATGTCTCGAAGCCGCTGACGGTCTTGACCAACGGCACGGTGTCGTTCGAGGGACTCGTGACTCCCTCGGTGGAGCACGTGCTGCGGCAAATGCGGCTGCGCGACGACCCACGGCAGCTCTTCTCCGTCCACCTCACGATCTCGGCGCAGGCGCCATGAGGTCCGCACCGCCCGGCGCGGCTCCGCTCCTCGCCGCGGTCGTGATCGGCACGGTGGCGTGCTGGCCGGCCGGGCCTGCCCGGTCGGAGGCCTGTGCTGTACCGGCCGAACATGCCGGGCTGACGTTTCCCGTCGACAAGGTCGATGCCGCTTGGATCTGCCGGTTGCAACCGGTCGTCGGCGACTATACGACGGCCAACAAGATCGGTCCCGTGCGGACGGCGCTGACGGAAGCGCTCTACACCTATCTGCTCGATCGCCCGCCGACGGCGGCGGCGCTGATCAATCGTCTGGATCTAGGGCTCTACAAGGCGGACACTCGAGGGCCCGGCTTGTACTGGGGCAATGACGGGGAGGGGACCGAAGGCCTCGTCCACCTCATCTATCATGACCGCACGTCGCGGATTTATTTTCTCGAAGGAACCCACCACAGCCGGCTCTTGCCAAGCCTGACCGGTAAGGCCGTCGTGCTGCTCAGAATGAACGCCGTGCGGGAGCCGGAGGGAACCCAGTCGATGGACACGACGCTGGTCTCCTACACGAGAGTCGACAATCGTTTCGTGGCGGGACTCCTGTCACTCTTGCGGCCGCTCATCGGCGGCACGGTGGAGCGGAAGTTGGTGAAGGGGCTGCAGACCGTCAATCGCCTCGGGCTGGAAATGCGCCGGCATCCGGATCGAGTCTTGTTCGAAGCCATGGATCCCCCGGCCTTGGACGCCGCCGATATCGCTTTCTTGCGGCAGGCCTTGGCCGATCTGGAACAGCTGCCGGCGGCTTCGCGCGGCGGGCGTGATCGGATGATTCCATGACCTCCGCGCGCAGCTTCCTCCTGATCTGCACGGTCGGCGTGCTCTGTTTCATCAGCTACAACATGGTGCGCATGCCGGTCCTGGCGCTGTTCGCCGAATCGCTCGGCGCCGGCCCAGAGCGGATCGGATTGATCGTGTCGGTATCGACCTTGACGGGCGTGCTGTTGAAGCTGCCGTCGGGCGCGCTGTCCGACATGTACGGACGAACGATGCTGCTGCGGATCGGCGTCGTGGCGTTCGGCCTGCCTCCGTTCCTGTACCCGTTCATCACGGATCTGAATGCCTTGACGGCCTTGCGGTTCGTGCACGGCCTCGCAACGGCGATCTTTGCGCCGAGCGCCTTGGCGACCGTCGCCGAACTCTACCGGGAACGCCGCGGGGCCGCACTCGGCACCTATACGGCCTGCACGCAGTCCGGCGCCTTGCTGGGCCCCTTCATCGGAGGCTATCTCGTGTACGCGGCCGGATTTTCCGCCTCGTTCGTGACCGCCGGCCTGTTCGGATGCGCCGCGATCGTGCTCTTCTACAGCCTGCGGCTGAACGTGGCGCCGCCGCGCATGCAGGGGAAGGGGTTTTCGGCGATCACAGCGGAAATATGGAAGGGTTTTACGGTGGTCGCGAAGAACAAGAAGGTTCTGATCACGAGTTCCACGGACGCGGCCAAGATGATCGCCAACGGCGCCTTGATGGCCTTTTTGCCGTTGTACGGCCTGTCGGTGGGACTGAATGCCGGAGACGTCGGACTCCTTTTCAGTGTTCAGGCCTTCACGTCATTCTTTTCCAAGCCGATCATGGGGCGGGTATCCGACCGTGCCGGACGGCAGCCGCTCATCATATTGGGATTGATGATCTGCGCCGGCACATTCATCTGCATCCCGCACGTGTCCATGTTTTTGCTGCTGCTGGTGCTGTCCGCCGGGTTCGGGTTCGGGGAGGCGGTCGTCTCGTCGTCGTCCTCGGCGCTCGTGGCGGACAGTTCGGAGTTCAAGACGCTGGGAACGGGCATGGGCATGCAGGGCACGATCATGGACATCGGACACGCGAGCGGGCCGCTCCTGGCCGGCATCCTGATCGCCGCGATGAGCTATGCCGGCGCCTTTGCCGTCATCGCAGGCCTGCAACTCGCCGCCGCGGCGACGTTTTGGTTCACCATGAGACGGATGTAGCCCCGGTGCTATAATGCCCGGCTCATGAAGGACGTGGCGACAGAAAACCTCGTGATCGGCGTGTTGGCGTCGATCGGCGTGGTCGTGTTGATTGTGCTCTTCGTGTACGTCGTCAAACAGGTATTCAGCAAGAAAGGGGAATAAGCTCCATGTCTCTGCTTCTTCAGGATACTCAAAATGGCCTCCGTCAAGGCCGTGGCGAGCGGCTAGCCGAGGCGTACCGTTTCTAGGCACGTCGAAGGTCGGCGAGAAGCGAGAAGGAAGCCGTTTTCAATATCCT belongs to Nitrospira sp. and includes:
- a CDS encoding Rrf2 family transcriptional regulator translates to MKLSKKSEYGLRALLELTLANGSKPLQRHEIADRQGIPVEFLEQILLALKRAGLLSSRRGIRGGYALIKPPSQITLGQVIRILDGPLAPIGCVSKTAYQKCSECPYAEKAQCPVQHVMGTVRDAIADILDNYTLEDFSSGQRNG
- a CDS encoding glycine--tRNA ligase subunit alpha, which translates into the protein MTFQDLILTLHRFWADQGCVIHQPYDLEMGAGTFHPATCLRALGPEPWQAAYAQPCRRPTDGRYGENPNRLQHYYQYQVVLKPSPDNIQDLYLESLARLGINPKQHDIRFIQDDWESPTLGAWGLGWEVRLDGMEITQFTYFQEIGGIELSPITGEITYGTERIAMYLQQVNNVYDLAWTDHIRYGDIHHESEVQFSRYNFEEGDVTMLTDSFRAYEAECKRLLGRSDRRLALPAYDFCIKSSHVFNLLDARGAISVAERTGYIGRVRALARQCAERYIEERAAMGHPLIERQANTAGSRGRK
- the glyS gene encoding glycine--tRNA ligase subunit beta, which codes for MKKHATRTPASKAPARRDGGELLLEIGTEELPYQFIVPALASLKERAALALTEARLSYGALRSYGTPRRLVLIVDALALRQASVVKETMGPSKTVAFDAGGQPTKAAVGFAAGQGVAVESLQVRSTPKGEYVFAIKQDAGSAAKAVLQELLPQLVDSLTFPKAMKWNDSGVRFARPVRWLLALFAGAVVPIQIAGLTAGNRTYGHRVKAGNRPITVRDARSYETALERGGVLVDPERRRALIQSQLDRLCATAHFAMQADESLLDQAVFTTEWPQALIGGFKPDYLAVPSDILMTSMKEHQGFFSVRNKETGALAPHFIAVANTQLKDLSLIRAGNERVLAARLADAKFFFDEDRKTTLEARVAKLGGVTFHQKLGTMGQKQERVRKLAEILAGQTAPGDAELARICGRAGALCKADLLTGIVGEFPELQGIMGGEYARHDGEPAAVAQAVREQYLPKALEGELPGSLPGRLLSMADRLDSIAAFFHVGLVPTGSEDPFALRRHATAVVRIVLEGGLRLDVHRSIEQARALVVAEGFKGAAESDQQGLRRITDFLFERVRHYGRTVHRLRDDVMDAVLRAVPGTVLDLPDILQRMQALQAVTLEPEFDPLIVGFKRASRIVEKERWSREPVNPALFNHPAETELHRQADACRKEFEAEMEQGRYDRALGHLVRLKPVIDAFFAGVMVNAEDPAIRGNRLSLLKTVDDFFKSFADFSRIMVQSG
- the ppdK gene encoding pyruvate, phosphate dikinase, which translates into the protein MAKKYVYYFGDGKAEGTSNMKELLGGKGAGLAEMTNLGISVPPGFTISTDACVEYYKLGKKYPPGMWDAALQSLKRVERSMGMGFGNPERPLLVSVRSGARASMPGMMDTVLNVGLTTKTVEGLAAKTRNDRFAQDSYRRFVSMFGSIVMGVPREHFEAILKHKKAEVGVAHETHLDARHLRELVASFKALVKEETKKDFPDEPLDQLRMAISAVFSSWFGARAITYRRLYSIPDSWGTAVNVVAMVFGNMGETSGTGVAFTRSPSSGEKTFFGECLMNAQGEDVVAGIRTPLPVNALAKNVPDAYKDLEHTYKKLEKHYRDMLDLEFTIQEGKLYMLQTRVGKRTGIAAVKIAVDMVKEGAITRQEAVQRIGPDQLAQYLYPIFDTKEESKANPLGKGLPAGPGAAAGKIALTPDRAVDMKAAGNRVVLVRQETSPDDIHGMNAAAGFLTARGGMTSHAAVVARQMGKVCVAGCESVEVLDAQTVKIGAKTFREGDYLSINGSTGNVYEGDIPVVESEIIQVIQGKLDPRKSDKFQRFATILSWADSFRTLRVRANADVPEQANIARGFGAEGIGLCRTEHMFFAEDRISIMQKMILARTKEEREKFLDQLLPLQKQDFIGLYREMQGFPVTIRLLDPPLHEFLPKREELMVEIAQLELTGGDAATLGEKRRLLARVEELHEFNPMLGLRGCRLGITMPEITRMQARAIMEAACELAKEGKKIVPEIMIPLVGMVSEMKSQKDLVREVAQETMKRYNVKLSYFVGTMIELPRAAVTADRIAEEAEFFSFGTNDLTQTTFGFSRDDAAKFIDHYKTVNIMDADPFAVLDREGVGSLMKQAIAAGRKTRPAIKLGICGEHGGDPSSVEFCHELGLDYVSCSPYRVPIARLAAAHAALAEADAKKAARSSASSSPKPKPAARSARRSPAARKKKR
- the ribD gene encoding bifunctional diaminohydroxyphosphoribosylaminopyrimidine deaminase/5-amino-6-(5-phosphoribosylamino)uracil reductase RibD is translated as MRVDPKDDDRYMSHALRLAEKGRGTTSPNPMAGAVVVRQGRIVGRGFHLRPGLPHAEILALLEAGPLSEGADLYITLEPCCHTKKRTPPCVPAVLDSHLRRVVVAMTDPNPLVDGKGVAALRRAGLPVTVGVKEREAQALNRTYSHWVTSKRPYVILKAGMTLDGQIATAAGRSRWITGLPSRRDAHRLRAQVDAVLVGVGTVLKDDPSLIARTGARLARPADRQPLRIVVDSILRVPPGAHVLMEQETAKTLVATTGAASASRRRALEQLGIETLTLPAAGKRVSLPSLLRTLGHRGITSVLVEGGGEINASLLRGKLIDHVCLYVAPLLLGGADAKGLIGGQGPARLVSATGLRDMKVRSLGNDFLVEGEL
- a CDS encoding MFS transporter; this encodes MTSARSFLLICTVGVLCFISYNMVRMPVLALFAESLGAGPERIGLIVSVSTLTGVLLKLPSGALSDMYGRTMLLRIGVVAFGLPPFLYPFITDLNALTALRFVHGLATAIFAPSALATVAELYRERRGAALGTYTACTQSGALLGPFIGGYLVYAAGFSASFVTAGLFGCAAIVLFYSLRLNVAPPRMQGKGFSAITAEIWKGFTVVAKNKKVLITSSTDAAKMIANGALMAFLPLYGLSVGLNAGDVGLLFSVQAFTSFFSKPIMGRVSDRAGRQPLIILGLMICAGTFICIPHVSMFLLLLVLSAGFGFGEAVVSSSSSALVADSSEFKTLGTGMGMQGTIMDIGHASGPLLAGILIAAMSYAGAFAVIAGLQLAAAATFWFTMRRM